One Desulfovibrio fairfieldensis genomic window carries:
- a CDS encoding non-ribosomal peptide synthetase, translated as MYKPFPLSDMQQAYWIGRDKDIGGGGVAMQSYVEIDCPALDVARLQQALDTLVSRHPMLRAVVLEDGRQQVLPLPRRLSVREENLQHLDAEAREQRLNDIAMEMIATVSDLSVWPQSEVRFSRLSPSGAGRLHFRFDQWAIDGRSFQIIFEELGTLYASPQTALPPLRITFRDYLTALEQSKNGVEYFESERYWMDRLKSLPPPPPLPRRSSPASPATPDMVTRRADILTEKETLALKSICAEMGLSHASALGAAYGEVLALWSGTRRFTLNTPRFNRELSWHPDINNIIGEFATFTLLEFDDAQGVSFRDKAAKFQEETWTSLRHGQVSGMSLLRELARIKGSAESASMPVVFTAMPDGASDGADLDEHIRAMGILHRLYGSTPQVHLDCVFSIFSGKLHIYWDSRDSQFPDGLIGDMFQEFMRLVRLLASQKEAWERPRLAELPETQKKARQTAAAAPEPLPDTDLLRLFSHQAWSHPENIAIFCGEDAVSYHALHDAVFRVSQQIQKMLCGVVARPEQLPPHGGCVAVLMRRGWKAVAAVLAVMAAGRPFLPLDASCPAARLETLVRIGGAVAVITDEPCSHAAESLRLPGLVFDSSSPEAGSDRHYPVHERQFLHAPHAAAYVMLTSGTTGTPKAVTIGQKGLMNAVLHSNRRFKVTREDRFLAITAMHHDMSMYDIFGALTAGAAIVILAPEKASDPRHWVETIMRRGASIWNSVPGFHSALMKHCRKQGIQLPLRLHILGGDWIPPGTLASIAEFCPGSELYSCGGPTETTLWNILHPVRRLDPEWPSIPYGVPIANNSYYIMDSALNELPDWVAGEMYCSGIGVCMHTTGGDENSFVAHPRTGERLYRTGDMGRYRPGGIIEILGRKDFQINIGGYRADPVEIESALTTCSGVVRAILLPVSMRADGSDGESRTVLGAWVETDGRRPLPEELSEFLQKSFPLAMIPRLWAIEDQTPMTANGKVDRKAVGRLLAEIAGKGSMKGKNIRRPAQTPLEKLVARQWAEVLDTEEPPLDANFFHSGGDSLRAMQIIGRIREVIPVPLPLSVFFISPTVEGVANAILERLAVEAPAQQAAQEA; from the coding sequence ATGTATAAGCCCTTCCCATTGAGCGACATGCAGCAGGCCTACTGGATTGGCAGAGACAAGGATATCGGCGGAGGCGGTGTTGCCATGCAGAGCTATGTGGAAATAGATTGTCCGGCTCTGGATGTCGCGCGGCTGCAACAGGCCCTGGACACGCTCGTCTCACGCCATCCGATGCTTCGCGCGGTCGTGCTGGAAGACGGGCGACAGCAGGTTTTGCCGCTTCCCCGTCGCCTGTCCGTGCGTGAAGAGAATCTTCAGCATCTTGACGCCGAGGCTCGGGAGCAGCGCCTCAACGATATCGCCATGGAAATGATCGCCACGGTCAGCGATCTTTCAGTCTGGCCCCAGTCCGAGGTGCGTTTCAGCCGCCTGTCCCCTTCCGGAGCGGGCAGGCTGCACTTCCGTTTTGACCAATGGGCCATAGACGGCAGGAGTTTTCAGATTATTTTCGAAGAACTGGGCACACTGTACGCGTCTCCGCAAACCGCTCTGCCCCCCTTGCGCATAACCTTCCGCGACTATCTGACCGCGCTTGAGCAGTCCAAAAACGGCGTGGAATATTTTGAGAGCGAACGTTACTGGATGGACAGGCTCAAATCCCTGCCTCCGCCCCCTCCCCTGCCCAGACGGAGTTCCCCCGCCTCTCCGGCCACACCTGACATGGTAACGCGGCGGGCGGATATTCTGACGGAAAAAGAAACGCTGGCACTGAAGAGTATCTGCGCTGAAATGGGCCTTTCCCATGCCTCCGCCCTGGGGGCGGCCTATGGAGAGGTTCTGGCCCTCTGGAGCGGCACCCGACGCTTTACGCTGAACACCCCCCGTTTTAACAGGGAGTTGAGCTGGCACCCCGACATCAATAACATCATCGGAGAGTTCGCCACATTCACCCTGCTGGAATTTGACGACGCTCAAGGCGTATCTTTCAGGGACAAGGCGGCAAAGTTTCAGGAGGAAACTTGGACCAGCCTCCGCCACGGGCAGGTTTCAGGCATGTCGCTGCTGCGCGAACTGGCGCGGATAAAAGGTTCCGCCGAGTCCGCCTCCATGCCCGTTGTGTTCACGGCTATGCCCGACGGCGCTTCCGACGGCGCGGACCTGGATGAGCATATACGCGCCATGGGCATTCTGCACCGCCTGTACGGCTCAACGCCTCAGGTCCACCTGGATTGCGTTTTTTCGATTTTTTCCGGTAAACTGCATATATATTGGGATTCCAGAGACAGCCAGTTTCCCGACGGACTTATTGGGGATATGTTTCAGGAGTTCATGCGTCTTGTCCGTCTGCTTGCGTCGCAAAAAGAAGCATGGGAGCGGCCAAGGCTGGCGGAACTGCCCGAAACACAGAAAAAGGCGCGCCAGACAGCGGCGGCGGCCCCCGAACCTTTACCCGACACCGACCTGCTGCGCCTTTTTTCTCACCAGGCTTGGAGCCATCCGGAGAACATCGCCATTTTCTGCGGCGAGGATGCCGTTTCCTACCACGCCCTGCATGATGCAGTCTTCCGTGTTTCTCAACAGATTCAAAAGATGCTGTGCGGTGTCGTTGCAAGGCCGGAACAGCTTCCGCCGCATGGCGGATGCGTGGCCGTCCTCATGCGACGCGGCTGGAAGGCCGTTGCCGCTGTTCTGGCGGTTATGGCGGCTGGCAGACCCTTCCTGCCCCTTGACGCCTCCTGCCCTGCCGCGCGTCTCGAGACCCTCGTGCGCATCGGCGGCGCCGTGGCTGTCATCACGGATGAGCCATGCAGCCATGCGGCGGAAAGTCTGCGCCTGCCCGGGCTCGTTTTTGACTCGTCTTCCCCGGAGGCGGGCTCCGACCGACATTACCCGGTTCATGAGCGACAGTTCCTTCACGCGCCACATGCAGCGGCCTATGTCATGCTTACCTCCGGGACCACCGGAACGCCCAAGGCCGTCACCATCGGGCAGAAAGGCCTTATGAATGCCGTGCTCCATTCAAACAGACGCTTCAAGGTGACGCGGGAAGACAGGTTTTTGGCCATTACCGCCATGCACCACGACATGTCCATGTATGACATTTTCGGAGCGCTGACGGCCGGAGCGGCCATAGTTATCCTTGCCCCGGAAAAGGCTTCCGATCCCCGGCACTGGGTTGAAACCATAATGCGGCGCGGCGCTTCCATCTGGAACAGCGTGCCCGGATTCCACTCCGCGCTCATGAAACATTGCCGGAAACAGGGGATTCAGCTTCCTCTACGACTGCATATTCTTGGCGGAGACTGGATTCCCCCCGGCACCCTGGCGAGCATAGCGGAATTCTGCCCCGGCTCGGAACTATACTCCTGCGGCGGTCCCACGGAAACCACCCTCTGGAACATCCTTCACCCTGTGCGGAGGCTTGACCCGGAGTGGCCTTCCATTCCCTACGGCGTCCCCATAGCCAACAACAGTTATTATATCATGGATTCTGCCCTGAATGAGCTTCCTGACTGGGTTGCGGGCGAAATGTACTGCTCCGGCATAGGGGTATGCATGCATACCACCGGCGGGGATGAAAATTCTTTTGTCGCACATCCCCGTACGGGCGAGCGCCTGTACAGAACCGGCGATATGGGGCGCTACCGGCCCGGCGGCATTATCGAAATCCTGGGCAGAAAAGATTTTCAAATAAATATAGGTGGCTACCGCGCTGATCCCGTCGAGATTGAATCGGCTCTCACAACCTGCTCCGGCGTCGTGCGCGCCATTCTGTTGCCGGTGTCCATGCGCGCCGACGGCAGCGACGGGGAAAGCAGGACCGTGCTCGGCGCCTGGGTCGAGACGGACGGCAGACGCCCGCTCCCCGAAGAGTTGTCGGAGTTTCTGCAAAAATCCTTTCCCCTCGCCATGATTCCACGGCTTTGGGCCATAGAAGACCAAACGCCCATGACCGCCAACGGCAAGGTGGACAGAAAGGCCGTGGGGCGTCTTCTGGCAGAAATCGCCGGAAAGGGGAGCATGAAGGGGAAAAACATCCGCCGTCCGGCGCAGACGCCTCTGGAAAAACTTGTGGCACGCCAGTGGGCGGAAGTTCTGGATACGGAGGAGCCTCCCCTTGACGCCAACTTTTTCCACTCCGGCGGTGACTCTCTGCGCGCCATGCAGATCATCGGACGCATCAGGGAAGTTATCCCCGTGCCTCTGCCGCTTTCTGTCTTCTTTATTTCTCCCACTGTGGAAGGTGTTGCAAACGCCATCCTCGAACGCCTGGCCGTTGAAGCCCCGGCTCAACAGGCCGCGCAGGAAGCCTGA